In Crateriforma spongiae, the following are encoded in one genomic region:
- a CDS encoding ferredoxin reductase domain-containing protein, producing MQLKDFDISTRYAARVVRNERITAPESGQEVREIGVEVDDPDFDVEVGQNFGVLAPGNPALGQEHHLRLYSIADVPRINGDGTTEFTMCVRRCDYIDDFSGERYKGVASNFLCDLTPNQTFTITGPYGHAFDAPRENNATLVLIGMGTGIAPFRAFVKYLHASRPEYVGRVILFHGGRTGLDLLYRNDKKDDFALYYDSETFEAINVLSSRPALSDSIDWGSAILPLGEEIRRLMEQDDTYVYLAGLTPIRNDLDTVMGEVYGSAEAWQDRKSQLESDDRWVELLY from the coding sequence ATGCAGTTGAAAGATTTCGACATCAGTACAAGGTATGCGGCCCGCGTGGTCCGAAACGAACGCATCACTGCACCGGAGTCCGGTCAAGAAGTCCGCGAGATCGGTGTCGAGGTCGATGATCCGGATTTCGACGTGGAAGTCGGCCAGAACTTTGGCGTCCTGGCACCCGGCAATCCGGCACTGGGCCAGGAACACCACCTGCGGCTGTACAGTATCGCCGATGTGCCCCGCATCAACGGTGACGGGACCACCGAATTCACCATGTGTGTTCGGCGATGTGACTACATTGATGATTTCAGTGGCGAACGATACAAGGGTGTGGCATCGAACTTCTTGTGCGATTTGACGCCCAACCAAACATTCACGATCACCGGGCCCTACGGTCACGCGTTTGATGCGCCGCGTGAAAACAACGCCACACTAGTGCTGATCGGGATGGGAACCGGAATCGCCCCGTTCCGCGCGTTCGTGAAATACTTGCACGCCAGTCGACCGGAATACGTGGGCCGTGTCATCTTGTTCCATGGGGGACGCACGGGCTTGGATCTGCTTTACCGCAACGACAAGAAGGACGATTTTGCGTTGTACTACGACAGTGAAACCTTCGAAGCCATCAACGTCCTGAGCTCGCGGCCCGCACTGAGCGACTCGATCGACTGGGGGTCCGCAATCCTGCCTCTCGGGGAAGAAATTCGGCGGCTGATGGAACAGGACGATACCTACGTGTACCTGGCCGGGCTGACACCGATTCGAAATGATCTGGACACTGTCATGGGCGAAGTGTACGGATCTGCGGAGGCTTGGCAGGATCGGAAATCGCAATTGGAATCCGACGATCGCTGGGTCGAACTGCTGTACTGA
- a CDS encoding electron transport complex protein RnfA, translating to MNEEPLGTIFINACLVNNFVLAYFLGICPFLGVSGKLTTASRMGVAVTFVMCVSSVAAYCIHAILAAIGVEFLQLISFIAVIASTVQLVEMFIKKTSPALFNALGIFLPLITTNCAILAVALFQTNRNYGLLQSIVFAFGAGVGFTLALILMAGLRQKMELSNPPDIVRGTAVTLMLAGLLSICFMGFAGLFN from the coding sequence ATGAACGAAGAACCTCTGGGAACGATTTTCATCAATGCCTGTCTGGTGAACAATTTTGTGCTGGCCTATTTCCTTGGGATCTGTCCGTTTCTGGGCGTTTCCGGAAAGCTGACCACGGCGTCACGCATGGGCGTCGCGGTGACGTTCGTGATGTGCGTCAGTTCGGTGGCCGCCTATTGCATCCACGCCATCTTGGCCGCCATCGGGGTGGAATTTCTGCAACTGATCTCGTTCATCGCCGTGATTGCGTCGACGGTTCAGTTGGTGGAAATGTTCATCAAAAAGACCAGTCCCGCGTTGTTCAACGCGTTGGGCATTTTCTTGCCGTTGATCACAACCAACTGTGCGATCCTTGCCGTGGCATTGTTTCAAACGAATCGAAACTATGGCTTGCTACAGTCCATCGTGTTCGCATTCGGTGCGGGCGTTGGCTTCACCTTGGCTTTGATTCTGATGGCGGGATTGCGGCAAAAGATGGAACTGTCCAATCCTCCGGATATCGTCCGCGGAACCGCAGTCACGCTGATGTTGGCGGGCCTGCTTTCCATTTGCTTCATGGGCTTTGCCGGATTGTTCAACTGA
- the rsxE gene encoding electron transport complex subunit RsxE, whose translation MAVGLQAESSVTPADFWDGVWKRNPVFVQVLGMCPVLAVTNTAMNALAMGLATSFVLLMSNIVVSLIRGIVPKQIRIVTFILVIATFVTIVDYVIQAISLDLHKTLGAFISLIVVNCLILGRAEAFASKNGTFRSVLDALGMGIGFTLALLCLGGVREILGAGSLFGVRLLGGSYQEWVVMMLPPGGFFTLAGWLLLIQWFNQRSADKAKDVAS comes from the coding sequence ATGGCTGTGGGCCTGCAAGCCGAATCGTCGGTAACCCCGGCGGACTTTTGGGACGGGGTTTGGAAACGAAACCCGGTGTTCGTCCAGGTGCTAGGCATGTGCCCCGTTTTGGCAGTGACCAACACGGCGATGAATGCGTTGGCGATGGGGTTGGCAACCTCGTTTGTTCTGTTGATGTCCAACATCGTCGTTTCACTGATCCGCGGTATCGTGCCGAAACAGATTCGGATCGTGACCTTCATTTTGGTCATCGCGACCTTTGTGACGATCGTCGACTACGTCATCCAAGCGATCAGTTTGGATTTGCACAAAACCCTTGGGGCTTTCATTTCACTGATTGTGGTGAATTGCCTGATCCTGGGTCGCGCCGAAGCGTTCGCATCTAAGAATGGGACCTTTCGATCAGTTCTGGATGCGTTGGGCATGGGAATTGGATTCACCTTGGCGCTGCTTTGTTTGGGCGGTGTCCGCGAAATTCTGGGTGCCGGATCGCTGTTCGGCGTCCGATTGCTGGGTGGTTCGTATCAAGAATGGGTGGTCATGATGTTGCCGCCCGGTGGGTTCTTCACGCTCGCCGGATGGCTGCTTCTGATCCAGTGGTTCAATCAGCGATCGGCTGACAAAGCAAAGGACGTGGCATCATGA
- a CDS encoding FMN-binding protein: MNQDKSGQQGQAGQPGTRQPGTVQIYSVLLGMGALCTLAIVGVFEFTLPIIQQNRIAQREAAILDVLPGATSSQTFELGADNESFDVPADPNVAGQPIYAGYDDDGNLVGLAIEASRMGYQDVIRMLYGYSPDRDAVIGTRVLESRETPGLGDRIEKDEAFLANFEALDVSVDQDSKQLRNKIEFVPSGEKTQPWQIDGITGATISSSTVAEMLRESTAQWVPVLKSRQNDFESGSVPDGQPESAPESESEPEGEQ, translated from the coding sequence ATGAACCAAGACAAGAGTGGACAGCAAGGCCAAGCCGGCCAACCAGGAACGCGACAACCCGGAACCGTCCAGATCTATTCGGTCCTGCTGGGAATGGGCGCGTTGTGCACGCTGGCGATCGTGGGTGTGTTCGAATTCACGTTGCCCATCATTCAACAAAACCGAATCGCCCAACGCGAAGCCGCGATTCTGGACGTGTTGCCCGGTGCGACTTCCAGCCAAACGTTCGAACTGGGCGCCGACAACGAATCGTTTGACGTGCCCGCCGATCCGAATGTCGCAGGCCAACCTATTTACGCGGGCTACGACGACGATGGCAACTTGGTCGGCTTGGCGATCGAAGCCAGCCGGATGGGTTACCAAGACGTCATCCGCATGCTTTATGGCTATTCGCCGGATCGCGATGCGGTGATCGGCACGCGGGTGCTGGAAAGTCGCGAGACGCCTGGACTGGGTGATCGGATCGAGAAAGACGAAGCGTTCCTGGCAAACTTCGAAGCGTTGGACGTGTCGGTCGATCAGGATTCGAAACAGTTGCGAAACAAGATCGAATTTGTGCCATCGGGCGAAAAGACACAGCCTTGGCAGATCGACGGTATCACCGGTGCCACGATCAGTTCCAGCACGGTGGCGGAAATGCTGCGTGAAAGTACCGCCCAGTGGGTGCCCGTGTTGAAGTCACGTCAAAACGATTTCGAATCCGGATCGGTGCCCGACGGCCAACCGGAATCTGCGCCGGAGTCGGAATCCGAACCTGAGGGGGAACAGTGA
- a CDS encoding RnfABCDGE type electron transport complex subunit D, producing the protein MNSLAKTLTIRSSPHIAAVAGVDTIMFNVVMALMPVSLYAVYAFGLSALLVMVTAVLSCVLTEHLLCRVSGRATTIGDWSAVITGLLYGLTLPPSLPLWMVVAGGAIAIGLGKFLFGGLGGNPFNPALVGRAILQAAFPAAMTTWPVYEDRPFASLPTSTLTLPMTVPQYDGMTAPTPLSDWKFNQVAASTGDLFLGATAGSTGETCALLILIGGVYLAARNMMSWRIPVGVIGTVAIQSFVLNLWNPDKYAGPWFMVFSGGLMLGAVFMATDMVASPMTHLGGLVYGAIIGLLVVLIRVWGGMPEGVMYAILIGNALSPHIDSLIQPTVYGTAKGRKKELAKGGAK; encoded by the coding sequence ATGAATTCCCTGGCAAAAACACTGACGATTCGTAGTTCGCCGCACATCGCTGCGGTGGCCGGCGTCGATACAATCATGTTCAACGTGGTCATGGCGTTGATGCCGGTATCGTTGTACGCGGTCTATGCGTTCGGGCTATCCGCATTATTGGTCATGGTGACCGCCGTATTGTCGTGCGTGTTGACCGAACATCTGTTGTGCCGTGTCAGCGGACGCGCGACAACGATCGGCGATTGGTCGGCTGTGATCACGGGTCTGCTTTATGGATTGACACTACCGCCCAGTTTGCCGCTTTGGATGGTCGTCGCCGGTGGTGCGATCGCAATCGGACTGGGCAAGTTTTTGTTCGGCGGCCTTGGCGGTAACCCGTTCAACCCGGCTTTGGTGGGTCGAGCCATTTTGCAAGCCGCGTTTCCCGCCGCGATGACCACTTGGCCCGTCTATGAAGACCGGCCTTTCGCATCGCTGCCGACCTCGACGTTGACGCTTCCGATGACGGTCCCGCAGTACGACGGCATGACGGCGCCGACCCCACTTTCGGATTGGAAGTTTAATCAAGTTGCTGCATCAACGGGCGATCTGTTCTTGGGTGCCACCGCCGGATCCACCGGCGAAACCTGTGCGTTGCTGATTCTGATTGGCGGCGTCTACTTGGCCGCACGAAACATGATGTCTTGGCGGATTCCGGTCGGTGTGATTGGAACGGTCGCCATTCAGAGTTTCGTTTTGAACTTATGGAATCCTGACAAGTATGCCGGACCCTGGTTCATGGTGTTTTCCGGCGGGCTGATGCTGGGTGCCGTCTTCATGGCCACGGACATGGTGGCATCGCCAATGACGCATCTGGGCGGCTTGGTTTACGGCGCGATTATCGGGTTGCTGGTCGTGCTGATTCGCGTCTGGGGCGGTATGCCCGAAGGCGTGATGTACGCGATTCTGATTGGCAATGCGTTATCACCACACATCGATTCGCTCATTCAGCCGACGGTGTATGGAACCGCGAAAGGCCGCAAAAAGGAATTGGCAAAGGGCGGTGCGAAATGA
- the rsxC gene encoding electron transport complex subunit RsxC yields MRHLLGTKTFAHGIHPPEFKADTKDLAIRQFDFASLLIVPLSQHLGKPAVPIVGEGAEVTRGQCIAQPDGFMSVAIHAPATGVIRKIARSPAINGKMMPAFFLEPFPASTQEMPGGNPCDAETASKDEIIAAIQQAGIVGLGGAAFPTHVKLKVPDDKQADLVIVNGAECEPYLTTDHRVMLEHADDIMRGIPYVMKATGAPRAIIAVEDNKRDAAEVMRKAILPGQPISVEVLPVKYPQGAEKMLITAILGRKVPSGGLPIDVGAVCINVGTTAQIGALLPSGQGLQDRVITVGGPGVQRKGNYRIPIGTPLRYILDKVGTEPNVSTVVMGGPMMGHAASSLDIPITKGSTGVIAMVDDQTDTMISRHEYPCIRCGHCVDACPLFLNPSQMGLLANVQRYDEMASDYHLMDCFECGCCTFVCPSHIPLVQKFRVAKSAIRKAKAAV; encoded by the coding sequence ATGAGGCACTTACTGGGAACCAAGACGTTCGCCCACGGTATCCATCCGCCGGAATTCAAGGCGGATACAAAGGATCTGGCGATTCGTCAGTTTGATTTCGCGTCGCTGCTGATCGTTCCGCTCAGCCAACACCTTGGCAAACCGGCGGTTCCGATCGTTGGCGAAGGCGCCGAAGTCACTCGCGGACAGTGCATCGCCCAACCGGATGGGTTCATGTCGGTGGCGATCCACGCGCCGGCAACCGGCGTGATTCGCAAGATCGCGCGTTCACCGGCCATCAACGGCAAGATGATGCCTGCGTTCTTTCTGGAACCTTTCCCGGCATCGACCCAAGAGATGCCGGGCGGGAATCCGTGCGATGCTGAAACGGCATCAAAGGACGAAATCATCGCCGCAATTCAACAGGCCGGCATCGTCGGTCTGGGCGGCGCGGCGTTTCCCACGCACGTCAAACTGAAAGTCCCCGACGACAAACAAGCGGATTTGGTGATCGTCAATGGTGCGGAATGCGAACCGTACTTGACCACCGACCACCGCGTGATGCTGGAACACGCCGACGACATCATGCGTGGCATTCCCTACGTCATGAAAGCGACCGGTGCGCCGCGAGCCATCATCGCGGTGGAAGACAACAAACGTGATGCCGCTGAAGTGATGCGGAAGGCAATCCTGCCCGGTCAGCCGATCAGCGTCGAAGTCCTGCCTGTAAAGTACCCCCAGGGCGCCGAAAAGATGCTGATCACGGCCATTTTGGGTCGCAAGGTCCCCTCCGGCGGTCTTCCGATCGATGTCGGGGCGGTCTGTATCAATGTCGGCACGACGGCGCAGATCGGTGCGTTGTTGCCCAGCGGCCAAGGCTTGCAGGACCGCGTCATCACCGTCGGCGGCCCCGGCGTTCAGCGAAAGGGCAACTATCGCATCCCGATCGGTACGCCACTGCGTTACATCTTGGACAAAGTTGGCACCGAACCGAACGTATCGACCGTGGTGATGGGCGGTCCCATGATGGGCCACGCCGCGTCCAGCCTGGATATTCCCATTACCAAGGGTTCCACCGGAGTCATCGCGATGGTCGACGACCAGACCGACACGATGATTTCACGACACGAATACCCGTGCATTCGTTGTGGCCATTGTGTGGACGCTTGCCCCTTATTCTTAAACCCGTCACAGATGGGTTTACTGGCCAATGTCCAGCGGTATGACGAAATGGCGTCGGATTATCACCTGATGGACTGCTTTGAATGTGGATGTTGCACATTCGTCTGTCCATCGCACATCCCATTGGTGCAAAAGTTTCGTGTGGCAAAGTCGGCAATTCGAAAGGCAAAGGCGGCCGTATGA